In Candidatus Nomurabacteria bacterium, the DNA window TACGAGAATTGTTCCCTGCTCCAATTCTGCAACAAGGAGAGGATGACGTTCGATTTTAAAGTCTCCCCTTGGTATTACAGAATCATCTTTAATACAAAGACTTGGTCCGTAGCCAATGAGCTCAACTGCAAGCTCAAAGGGTACCGCTGTATACAGTTCGGTTTTCATAAAATTTACAATATTTTTTCATAGATTAACAGATGATTTTGATTCTGTCAAATAGATAATGTTCCTACCATATATAGAAAAGTCTAAGTTGTTGAAGAAAAAACCTCATAACACAAAAGCTTTGAAATATCGATAAATAAAAAGGAGACGGTTTCCCGTCTCCTATAGCGTTTATCCAATAAGGCCGTAGACTTTTATGGCTGCAATTATTATGGATATAATTTGAAGAACCACATAATACTTCGCACTCCTTTTCCAGTAAAAGAAAGCCAACATCAAGTGTGAAACTATCAAAGCTATCCACCCACCCACAAAAATCTTGTATCCCAGCATTAAAAAAGCCGATATCACAGCAACCGTGATTAGACCCTGGATATGTCCCATTAGTCCACCTTTTCTCGATGTCCTTATGTAAACAAATAGCGCAAACACGAAAGTTATGCCCAATACTATGTAGTCCCAAAAGAACAACCCGGCGATCTCGTTTGACCATTTATACCAACCAAAGGCAGACATACCAGCTAATCCTGTTACTGTCACAGCAAGCATAGTATCTTTCCTCAGTAAATTATAGATCGAGATCAGAACATATCCGATCAGAGAAAAAGGCCAACCGACAATCGAATCAAAAGCCAGTAAAATCTTGGAAAGAAGTGCGCTTACTGAAGATATGACTTCGATTACCTTCAATTGTTTTTTCATTGTGCAATTTATTTTTCTAGTTATATTTTATCACAAAATACTTATTTGTCAATAAAAAACCCGCGCACACGTCACAGGTTTTTGTTTAGCATGTCCAGGAAGAGTCCTGAACAAATAAAAGTTGGAAGTATCATAGAAAAAAGGAATGCTGACTCGATCCCTTCTTCAAAGAACAATATCGCAGAAACGAGACCTAGTGCTCCCAAAATAGGGGTGTAGTATATTCGTCTTTTTTTCCTTGCCGTTTCTCCCCAGAGTTTATAGTCCAAAGGTTCTTTCATACTGGATTGATTTTTTAGGAGTATAAACAAAAAACTAGCCAGTGGCTAGTTTTTTTGTATTTTGTGGAATTAAATCAAATGTCTATTCGCAAAAGCAAAACCAGATCCATGCTTTAAGTATTTTTCAAAATCTAATGCTTTATTTTTATCTTTAAAAGCTGAATAAAAAATTAATTCAAAATCTCCACTTTTCGTTGTTTTAACAGTCTTATGATTATGACTCTTTAATCTAGATTTCAAATCTCTAGTAAAACCAACATAACGCTCTTTTGATTCTTTATTTTTTAAAATATAAACGTAATACACGATAAAATTATATCAATAAGTTCTTCTTCGCTAAAGCTACAAAGAACCACTGCTTCTTTTTTATAAAACAAAACACCCTAACTTTAGGGTGTTTTGTTTTTGCTTATTGTGCCCTCACTGCGTTATCAAGATTATTCAGTGCGTGCACTGCGAATTTTTATAAGATAAAAGTGCGTGCACTGCGAATTTTTATAAGATAAAAGTGCGTGCACTGCGAATTTTTATAAGATAAAAGTGCGTGCACTGCGAAGCTTTAGCGAAGCAGTGGAAATGGGGGGAATCGAACCCCCGTGCAACAACTTCTCTACTATTCGTCTACATGTTTATTTCTATTTCGTATCTCGATTACAAACTAAAAAATAGAACAAAACCGATTGTAATCTAACTCAAAATTTTTCGTGTCAGAAAGAGAGTGGCTTCCAGACCTTATCTCAGAAAGTATTATACCCGTTATATCCACCCTGAGAAAAAGATATAGGGGCAGCTAGCGATTTATACGCGAGCGTAAGCAAAATCGTTCATACTAAAGTATGGAGATTTTACTGAAAATGCTTTTGCATTTATGTTTTGTGTCAAACTTTTACGAAAATAGGACACTTATTCGACATGCAAAATAACAAAGACGGCTATTGTCGATACCGATCATTCCCCTAAATCATTTTGCTTTGCAAAATGATCGGGCGAACATTTGCTTTATCAAGCAAATGTTTTAGCCATAAATCTTATATCACATTGATATAAGTCGGGCGAACATTTGCTTTATCAAGTAAATGTTTTAGCCATAAATCTTATATCACATTGATATAAGTCGGGCGAACATTTGCTTTATCAAGCAAATGTTTTAGCCATATAAGTAACTTCTTATGAGTTACTTTGTATATAACTTTTCAAAATTTTACTTTTTTCTCTTGCGCCCCAAAGACTTTTTAGAAACCTTTCTCGTTTGAAGGCCTCTGATTTATTATCAAAAATTTCTTTTTTAATCAAAACAATAGGTCTTCTGTTTTTGGTTGATTCCACAAAACCTGAATTATGTCTAATCAATCTTTTTTCTAAATCAGAAGTACAACCAACATAAAGCTTCTTATCTTTTTCACTAAAAAGTATATATACAAAGTAACTCATTTTACCTTTTCAAGGTTCTTCCGAGAGCTCTCTCTGTGTCTCTTTTTTTGATAGTTTCGCGTTTATCGTATTTCTTCTTACCACGACAAATACCAATAGACACTTTGATTACTCTTCCTTTATTATACAACGAAAGTGGCACTATTGTCAAACCTTTGGTTTTTTCTGTGTTTTCTAGTTTCTTGATCTCATCCTTGGATAGAAGAAGCCTTTTTACCCTTTCTGGATCATAGTCTTCTGGAGAATTGTTTGGTTGATATGGGTCTATTTTTAGCCCTAAAACGAACGCTTCTCCACCTCTTATGATAACCCTGCCTCCTACAAGAGAGCACTTACCACTTTTGACAGATTTGACCTCATATCCAAAAAGCTCGATTCCCGCCTCGATTTTCTCCAGTACTTCATAATCGAAGTATGCTTTCTTATTTTGGGCAAAATCAGCCATATTTATAGGGGTAATTATAGCATTTATATAACATTTTTATTATTTGACATAAAGGCCAAAATGGTTTAGAATCCCCTAGTACAAATATTGTCACTCCATTGTGCGTAAAGATTTCAGAATAAACAAAGAAATACGAGCAAAAGAACTTAGAGTCTTAGATGAAGAGGACAATAATTTGGGTACCCTATCTTTTGAGGAGGCCCTAAAAATGGCCGAGGATAGAGAGCTAGATCTCATAGAAATAGCCCCGAAATCAAATCCTCCCGTAGCAAAAATAGCTGACTATGGTAAGTTTCTCTACCAACAGAACAAAAAGCTAAAGAAGAGCAAGTCGGGAGCAAAACCAACTGAAACAAAGAATATTCAGATCAAAGTTGGTACGGGAGATCATGACCTATCTATGAAAGCCAAGATGACTTCAGAATGGCTAGGAGAAGGACACAGGGTAAAAGTTGAGCTTTTTACAAGAGGAAGAATGAACTATATGGAAAAAGACTTTCTCAAGGAAAGACTCGAGAGAATCCTAAGATACATAACCGTACCCTACAAGATATCAGATGAATTCAAGAAAAGCGCAAAGGGATACTGTGTAACAATAGAAAGAGATACTTCTAAAAAAGAGTAATTATATCCCGAACGAAATAGCGAACGACTGAAAGGGATTATAAAAACAAGGTCAAATTTACAAGATTTAATTATTAAATATCGAACAAAAACTAGAAACTGGTTCGCGTTCGATTTCGTACGGGATGAAAACAAACAAATCAATCCTAAAAAGACTAAAAGTCTCAAAGAACGGTGTTGTTTCTGGAAGAAAATCCGGATTTAACCATTTCAATGCAAAGCAATCTAGATCAGTTCAGCTAGCAGGAAGAAACGAGGTTGAAGTAACACTTTCTAACAAGGCAAAAAACAATCTTAAAAATTCTATTAAAAGATCTAGCAAACTTTCATAAGGCTTATGACAAGAGTAAAAAGAGGTGTAATAAAAAACAAGAGAAGAAAAAATGTACTATCGCAAGCAAAAGGTTACAGATTTGGTAGAAGCACAAAAGAAGCACAAGCCAAAGAAGCGATTAGAAAAGCTGGAACACATGCTTTCGCCCACAGAAAAGACAAAAAAAGCGATAGAAGAAGACTGTGGCAAGTTAGAATAAATGCAGCCGTTAGACCACTAGGACTTTCTTATAGTAAATTTATAGACGGTCTAAAGAAAAACAATATAGGGGTAGATAGAAAAATACTCGCAGACCTAGCAGAAAACAACCCAAAAACTTTCGAAAACATCGTTTCAAAAGTTAAATAACAAAAAGCCCCATCTCGGGGCTTTTTGATTACCTAAAACACATTCTAAAAACACACCCGGCGAAAGTCGGGTGTTTTAGTTTAAAATAGTACAACTTGACTTTTTTATTAAATTATTATACAATAATGAAAAATAAACAAGCTCTTATGAAAAGATTACTGCTTTTTATATTATTCCTCTTAATTATTGGAATAATATTTGTACTTCCCAAAATGATTCCAGAAAAGAAAAGTGCTAAATTCAAGGAAGTGGCAAGAATTGTGGGGGTCGACACGTTGGAAGGGTTCTCTAGTCTGACCACTGGCACTCCCCCAAAAATTGTCATACAAATAGACTTCGACGATGACAACATTGAAGATGTACGGTCTGTATATGATGTTAGTCAAACTCCTGACCACGTCAAAAATGCCATAGAGTGGTACGAACACACAAGGATACTTCCTGAGCACTATCAATACCCCTGTATTGTAAAAGTAAGTGCAACAAGAAATTCTGATTTGGTGGTCATTACTGACCACGCAGAAATACTTACCGACATAGACGGGAACTATGTCGGGTACACATTCTAAAAACACACCCGGCGAAAGTCGGGTGTTTTAGTTTGCTAGAGAATTTTCTTGTTTCTTTTTAGTTTTTATAACTTCTAGTATTTTGGAGACAAGTTCTTTTGGATCTGATTCGAAAATAACATTTTTATTATTTCTTATATCTTCTCCCGAAGCCTCTTTGATAAAACTATCTATTTTATTCTCTCCTTCCAATATACCTATTGGTTTTTCTTCTTGTAGCGCAACAAGAAGTTCTCCCAAAGATGGTACCCTACCGCAGCCCATTATAAGGGCGTCGCAAGATCGTATGAGAAGCAGACTTCTTCCCGTCATGCCAAAACCTGTATAGATATTCATATCAAGATAGTCTATGGGCATTCTGAAAACTTCTACATGTTCTTTTTCACTAGCTGCTGGAGAAAAGCCTATCGAAAATCCCCTAACCTCTTTGGCACCCATTGCTGCCCACAAAGGAAAACCTCCGGTAGATGGAGAAAGTAATATAGCCCCAGAAGACGCTATTGCTCTACCGAGATCTTTTGCTTTATCTAGAGCATCTACACCACAGTGAGTAGTGTCAGAAGCACCTGATACACAAATCTTCGGTATGATATGAGAATGTTTGGCAGCTTTTTCCATAACTACAATTCTAACATGAAAGTTTCACCCTTATCTGGAGCAACTGCATCGATAGCGAGATTATCTCTTAGTCTCTGAACTAGATGAAGAGAAGATCCTGGTTCCCCCATGACAACAAAAACTTTTTTTAGATTATCTGCACCCTCAGAAACAAACTTGAAAAGTCCGTCGCTATCTTTATGTCCAGAGTAACCGCTGATCTTTTCTATCTTTGCTTTTACTGGGACTTCTTCACCAAGGATATTGATTTTCTTTGCTCCATTTTCTATCTCCCTACCCAGTGTTCCCTCTGACTGATATCCGATAAGAAGAAGTGTGTTTTTTGGATTTGGAAGATAATTTTTCTCGTGGTGTATAACCCTGCCACCAGAAGACATACCAGAACCAGCAAGTATTATCTTGGGACCATTGTGTTTCAAGATTTGTTTTGACTCTCTAGTTTCTAGCGTCTTTTGAAGGCCCTTGAACATAAATATGTCATCACCGCTCGCTATCAGATCTTTGACTGAGTCTTTGAAGTACTTGGAATATCTGCTGTATACAGAGGTAAGCCTTATCGCAAGTGGAGAATCTAGATATATAGGCATAGAAGGTATACGCTTGTTCTCAACAAAGTCATTTATTTCAAACAAAAGTTCTTGCGAACGCTCTAGAGAAAATGTCGGTATAACCAGTATTCCGCCTCTTGTATAAGTATCCTCTATAACCTTTTCTAGTTTCTTTTTTCTCTCTGCCCTATCTTCATGGTTTCTGTCTCCGTATACACTTTCCATGATTAGATAATCTATATCTTTTGCTAGTGCCTCTGTATCTTTGAGTATAGGAGATGGTGAGTTCCCTAGGTCTCCAGTAAATACTATTTTCTTGCCATCAAAAACAAAAGTTATCATAGCAGAGCCAAGTATGTGTCCTGCGTCTTTGAAATAGAAAGATAATCTGTCTGTTATTTTGACTTCCTGATGATAGTCAGCTGTCTTCCACAAGGCCATGACTCCACGAAGAGTTTTTTCTGTATATATTTTGTCTATTTCTTTGTCGTGGACCTTCCCCAGAATTACGTTTGTGTCTTCTAGCATTATTTGTGCGATATCTTTAGATGGAATAGTAGAATATATCTCTCCTCTAAAACCTTCATAAACAAGCTTTGGTATTCTACCGACATGATCTATGTGTGAGTGCGTGACAACAAGATAATCTATTTCTAGTGGATCATATGGAAACTTTTCCCAGTTTTCTTCATCGGCAAGAGACGAACCTTGGAGCATACCGCAGTCAACAAGTATTTTCTTATAACCATCTCTATCTGGAAATTCGATTAGAAAGTTAGCACCAGTAACACTACCTGCTCCACTGCAAAAAGTTATTTTTGGCTTATTGTCCTTGTTCATATTTTTTTGCTCTTTTTTTCAAGATTGATAAAAGTAGAAGTGCACTCAATGCTCCTGCTGTGTCAAAAAAAACATCAGAAATACTATCAAGAAGGCTTGTGAGTTCAGATATCTTTACTATCTTTTCTATGCTTACTTCATAAAGCTCCCATAGAAGTCCGATAAGTACAGTCAAAAGTATGGCTTTGTTTACGGTAAAACCAGAGCGTTTTATCTTGGCCATTATGTAAACGATAAGCAAGAATACAAAAACTCCACCAACAAAGTGCATAGGCATATCAAACCACCAAT includes these proteins:
- the smpB gene encoding SsrA-binding protein SmpB, translated to MADFAQNKKAYFDYEVLEKIEAGIELFGYEVKSVKSGKCSLVGGRVIIRGGEAFVLGLKIDPYQPNNSPEDYDPERVKRLLLSKDEIKKLENTEKTKGLTIVPLSLYNKGRVIKVSIGICRGKKKYDKRETIKKRDTERALGRTLKR
- a CDS encoding GIY-YIG nuclease family protein — protein: MSYFVYILFSEKDKKLYVGCTSDLEKRLIRHNSGFVESTKNRRPIVLIKKEIFDNKSEAFKRERFLKSLWGAREKSKILKSYIQSNS
- a CDS encoding MBL fold metallo-hydrolase, whose product is MNKDNKPKITFCSGAGSVTGANFLIEFPDRDGYKKILVDCGMLQGSSLADEENWEKFPYDPLEIDYLVVTHSHIDHVGRIPKLVYEGFRGEIYSTIPSKDIAQIMLEDTNVILGKVHDKEIDKIYTEKTLRGVMALWKTADYHQEVKITDRLSFYFKDAGHILGSAMITFVFDGKKIVFTGDLGNSPSPILKDTEALAKDIDYLIMESVYGDRNHEDRAERKKKLEKVIEDTYTRGGILVIPTFSLERSQELLFEINDFVENKRIPSMPIYLDSPLAIRLTSVYSRYSKYFKDSVKDLIASGDDIFMFKGLQKTLETRESKQILKHNGPKIILAGSGMSSGGRVIHHEKNYLPNPKNTLLLIGYQSEGTLGREIENGAKKINILGEEVPVKAKIEKISGYSGHKDSDGLFKFVSEGADNLKKVFVVMGEPGSSLHLVQRLRDNLAIDAVAPDKGETFMLEL
- the rplT gene encoding 50S ribosomal protein L20; this encodes MTRVKRGVIKNKRRKNVLSQAKGYRFGRSTKEAQAKEAIRKAGTHAFAHRKDKKSDRRRLWQVRINAAVRPLGLSYSKFIDGLKKNNIGVDRKILADLAENNPKTFENIVSKVK
- a CDS encoding nicotinamide mononucleotide transporter, with the protein product MKKQLKVIEVISSVSALLSKILLAFDSIVGWPFSLIGYVLISIYNLLRKDTMLAVTVTGLAGMSAFGWYKWSNEIAGLFFWDYIVLGITFVFALFVYIRTSRKGGLMGHIQGLITVAVISAFLMLGYKIFVGGWIALIVSHLMLAFFYWKRSAKYYVVLQIISIIIAAIKVYGLIG
- a CDS encoding GIY-YIG nuclease family protein, translated to MYYVYILKNKESKERYVGFTRDLKSRLKSHNHKTVKTTKSGDFELIFYSAFKDKNKALDFEKYLKHGSGFAFANRHLI
- the infC gene encoding translation initiation factor IF-3, with protein sequence MRKDFRINKEIRAKELRVLDEEDNNLGTLSFEEALKMAEDRELDLIEIAPKSNPPVAKIADYGKFLYQQNKKLKKSKSGAKPTETKNIQIKVGTGDHDLSMKAKMTSEWLGEGHRVKVELFTRGRMNYMEKDFLKERLERILRYITVPYKISDEFKKSAKGYCVTIERDTSKKE
- a CDS encoding LOG family protein produces the protein MEKAAKHSHIIPKICVSGASDTTHCGVDALDKAKDLGRAIASSGAILLSPSTGGFPLWAAMGAKEVRGFSIGFSPAASEKEHVEVFRMPIDYLDMNIYTGFGMTGRSLLLIRSCDALIMGCGRVPSLGELLVALQEEKPIGILEGENKIDSFIKEASGEDIRNNKNVIFESDPKELVSKILEVIKTKKKQENSLAN